attgaaattaaacTGGCCAATTCTGGAATTATTTGATCCAAGATAAATAAAACTTCGGCGGGTTttaacttgaataataatgcttgaataataaatacacCTGTGGTTGATCTCTTGGATAACTTCAAAACTCTGTCTTTCATATATAACTTGTATAATCTTTCAATGTATTTCATTCTTGCACCACCATTTCTAATAACAGATTCTAAGAAATGTGAACCTACTGAATCTGAAAGCAAATATTCAACGAATGCTTCCTCTTGAGGGTTTTTATCCGAATTTTCActcaaaaatattaaatgcCAGAACGTTCTCTCTTTATCTACTATACCTTCAACTTGAATAAGCAATTGCAAAACAGGGGAGGCGACCTTATTAATCGCCAATTCTCTCATGTGTTTCATATCTCCCTTAGAACCAAGACTATTACAAAGTTTTCTTAATTGATCTTTGAACGAAGGTGGAGTTTGAAATGACCTATTAAAGTCATCATTATCCTTAATCTCAATCATTTTTCTTGCAATCTTAGACTTTTTGGAACGTAAAGTGGAATTTGATGTTGTTGTGGAAGGCAACTCTTTACCTGCAATAATCAAGATTAACAATCTTAAAACATGAGACGAATATTGATGATCAACCATGGTCTTCAAGTGTGGATTAAATTCATCCAACATTTTAACAAATAATGTTTCCATAGATACAACAGCTTCATCTTCCCTGTCGTTGTCTTGGCTTATCTCATCATCAACTTCACCTTCATCTTGcttaaaatcattaactaattctttttcGATCAATGCAGCTGCTCTGACTAATAATGTCTCTAAAACATGCGACGAATATTTATGATGTGCTAATGCAACAAAGTGTCCAGAAAATTGTCTGAAgatattctttaattgtCTATCAGTCGCAAACAATACTAATCTTTCCATTAACTTGGAACAGATCTGGTTAGTGACAAGCTTTAATTCCTTTCCACGAGCTTCTTCCAATACAGATCTAATAAATCCTTCACGctcttcatcattatcaaatgcATTAACATTTAAAGTAGATTCCGCTTGCTTGAAATAGTCAATTTCATTCGAGTCAACTAAACCAAAAAAGGTCGTCTTAAGAGCAGGGTTCAGTTCAACTTTATCGTCATTTTCTTCGAGTTCACTTCTGTCATTGGGACTATAATCCTCTGGCTGAGTATTAACCTCCTTTGACTTTTTTTCAGCCCTTCTACCTCTAACTTTTGGTTGTACCAtcgatattattattgatgttTCTTGTTCTCTTTCTAGccataatttttttgaaaattagcTGCTCATCACTAAATCAGCCCGGTCTGcatataaaaaattaacgACTCTGTATATCTAACCTTTTTCCTAATTTGAAGTTGACCCAGTCATAACTTCATTGATGacttatatattatatagatTGTCTTCATATCggataatttatattctatttacattttcaaatttttatttgttaGAAGATTGGAATATAAAATACCCTAAATGAGATTTTGCATCCAAATagatgaatataaatttaacGATTTTTGATATACTACTGTTTATTTTGGTTAAAGATTTTGGACGTACACTAGATAAGAATTTAGAATGCTAGAAGATTGTTTAGAATCAAAATCGTTTTTTTaagaattttcaatttttaaattattaacagatatttgaatatttttgcaAATGACAATGTATTATGATTTGAAactaaatatattattcttccTTACTTATTTCTAATCACGCAACAGATATAATAGATGAAACACCTTTTAATTGATCCAAATATCTACCTTTTCTGAGAGGATCaatttctattaatttattaatgagaaTCCTTGTATCCTCATCCAAAAGCGTACCCCTCGAAATGGAACCACCTGCTTCTTCTCTTTTAATCAAGCCcttaattgaaataatacTCTTTAAACACCAGCAATTATCCAATCCTTGAACATTATCGTCTTTCtccaattcattcaattcttcgattaattttaattgttcATGAAGAATATCTTTGTAGCTCGCCTTTTCATTCGTAGAGTTTCGTAAATCATCCACAAAAAACTTATCCGTAATTAGCcaatataaataaagcCATACAGAAGTATCTTCTGGATCCATATACATACCGGTTTTGATCAATTCTAGATCATGAACCATAATACTATATGGTgattgaaataaatgacTTACATCAGAAAATTCCTCCTTATTATCTAACTCCTTGAGACCCGAATATATTTTAGGAATAAGCTTTGTACGATTATGCcaagctgaaaaattagatatATTCTTATTGATTTTTGAGGTAGTATATTCGAACtctttgatatttatttttaactGGGCCAATTGTTCTAAATTAGGTTGAGTATTATACTCCCTTGCAGATTTTTTCTGTATATTTTCTACTAAAAATCTTCTGTATTGCCATCCGTGAAAGTTTCTGCTATCCATTTCGAGTAACTTTGAAACGATAGCTAATTCAACATCCCAATTTGCTTCATTCGTAGTTTGTAACTGATTCAAGCACCATATACGATGGTTCCATACCCAATAACATTTGGGCAATCTCTTCAATTGGGACATTACAATTTTAAGATCGTCCTCTAAAGCTTCCTTTTTCTTAAGAATATTCTTAGAGAAAAGATCTAACAAAATTTCACGACGATAATTCCATACAGTATAAAACTCTGGATTCAACAATAACACAGTTGTTGTTTTATTTAAGGTATCTTTTGTGTAGATCTTGTTATCCTTTTCTTGTAAAATATCAATGGTTAAATTTCGATAGTTTTCGATTTTTGTCTTGTCCCTTTCTGCTTTGGCTTTCTTAGCCACTTCAGTTattttttctcttttaATACCGTGTTGCTTATTTAGTTAGtacatattcaattaattaCTACTGCCTTAATACATACCATTTAATATGGAAGAATTATGATGATATGAAGCCTTATCATATTTGGTgagatttcaaaatattctacTACGCGAATATTGATCTGTTTATAAAAGAATCAACGACATACAAGGTGCCATTAATAGCATATATCAATGacatcatcatcgtcacAGCTAGCAAAGCTTGCTCTTAAAGGATCACTGAAGATTGTTGCTGATTACTTTGAATTTGCGATTAATAGTATACTATTCCAAAGAGGAATCTATCCACCAGAAGATTTTCATACGATTAAGAAATACGGGTTACCATTATTAGTTTCTGCGGATGATGATGTTAAAGCATATATAGAGAAGATAATGCTGCAGGTGAAGAGATGGATATATGGAAGGAAAATTGGAAAGTTAGTCGTAGTTataatttccaaatcaacAGCAGAGGTAGTAGAAAGATGGGAGTTCAATATTGAGATATTACAGGATAATGAGaacaataatgaagatgataaacaagaagttgaaaaacCGAGAGAGGAGAGTCATAGGGAAATACAAATGATCATTCGACAGATCACGTCGCTGGTATCATATTTGCCTCTTTTAGATGTGGACGAATATACGTTCAACGTCCTAGTACATACAGATCCTAATTATGATACTGCTCACATACCACATGAGTGGTGTGATACAGATGGAAACgcaaaattaattgaagGGAATTCAATTGAGCAGgttaaatttaaatcatttagTACCAACATCCACGAAATAGGCACTACTGTGAGTTATAAATTAGATGAAActtaaattaattctaagctatataatcaatatataattgcATTTTAAATGGATGGTGAATCGACATTCATAGATCTATCGGTATTGTCATTTGTATTAGAATCGTCGTTTTTGTCGCTTTCTAATGCGtccaattccaaattaaatcttcttcttttattaCCCAAAATGAACCTTGCAGAACCTTTAGCGCCAACATTGTAATCCCagatatttaaataatcatctTGGCGTAAAGTACCTGGACCGAGACAAGACTTTTCAGATAAAACCTTGAGATCGTTAAATCTCGATTTCAATTCCATAAACTTGAAGATCTGTTCCTTTCCAGTATCTAAATCGACCGTTGGCataaaattgtttaaaatGGAAAAATTCATCTGGTGAACGtaataatccaaaatataaagtatACCCTCATTAACTAATGTTTCGGGGCATTTGAAGTCTTTATAGCAGTCAATTCtttctaaaatttcatttaaattatcTGGAGCAAGGTCAGTTTCTGACTTATTGTATTTTGTATGCAATTCTTTTGGCTTTAAATTTAACgtaattataattattgcTAAAGCAATACAGTGAGGAGGGATCATTAGGCATAAGGGGGTTGACATGATGTCAAAACTTATTAACCAACTATGCATAGTAGTCTTGTAATCTATATCTAATTTTTTACAGAATTTGACTACTAGCTGGTCGATCGATTGGACATTTGAACCATTCTTGAAgtcaaatttaattacttGTAGTAACTTAAACTCAATATTCATTATGGTTCTTCTCTGTACATCAACGAAAGATGAATTCATctgtattttattttcttcatcaatatcacGTAATTTGTTGCCTACCGATTGTATATCTTTTAACTTCTTGATACAATCTTCATTCTTAGATGCAAGAAACAAACATGCCAATGTGACTGTATAAGGATctttttctaaatcttgATGAGACCCATcgttcaattcttcaaatttattgaaaagataATATCTTTGATAGTAATTCATTGTGGTTCCCAATACTCTTAAAGGAAATTTTAGAAccttaataatttgaaacaCATATTGATATATCTGGTGCTTTCTTTGGTTATATGTTAATTTCTTATGTTCTGGTATAGTAAACGCATGCAAGTATTTCAACTCTGAACTTGTAAAATATGGTCTTGATACTTGAACAATAGTCGGAAAAGTCTTAGTCGAGTTGGCTCCAGGAGTAGGAGTATGAGTACTGGGTCTTTTCAAATCCGACATGTTTACCTGTAACTGTTTCTTCTGTactgaaaatgataatgttTTTCatacattatttgaattgtcAGAATGAAATCTTTTTGATAGTTGCCTGTATATAAAAACAAGTACTTTAGCAgaaagataatgaattgatcaatttcaagGGTTGTCATTTAGTATATGTGTATAGAGAATGATAGGGGAGACTAGATAATGGGTTGGGTTTTTGATATTGCTAATTTTTGCTGGGAATTATCCCTTTCAGAGAATAATTTGCTGTACTTATAggatattaaaatatgaaaatcATGATACGACAGAACCAAGAACTTGCTATAATCCATATATATTTAAGTAAGGATATTTAAAACAATATTTGATActatttaaagaaaataaacacagtaattatttttatccATACAAGTTATATCACCTAAGCAGAGAATGATAAGGAGAAACCTAACTTGTGGACTGGTTCAGCCAACTTCAAGGCATCGAAAGAAGCACCTAAACCTAATCTAACACCTGGTCTCAATTCTTGGGAGTAAGCAAGAGCAGTTAAACCAGAGTCAGCGATCTTGGCCTTGACGAAAGCGGTCGAGTCTAACTTGTACTTGGTGGCAAATTCAACATTAACGTTGGAAGACTTGACAGAGTCCCAGGTGGCCTTAGCACCGGCTTCAACCAATGGAGAGACCTTGTGGTAGTAAGCAGCAGAGAAGATCGACAAGTTGTTGGTGGCGGTAGCAGCAACGGTGTACAATGGCTTAGCGTAACCAACACCTAACGAGTATCTGTTAACCTTGGCAGAAGCAATGTCGTAACCTAATTCGGCACCGGCGGTGAAACCATCGTGGCCAACAGACAAGTCAGCTAAGGCAATTGGGCccttcaataaatcaaagaataatcTGGCATTGACGGCGTTTTGTTGGTAGAAAAAGTTCAATTTGGCGTTTCTTGGACCGTTTGGAATCACAGAAGTAACCAATTCACCCTTTAAACCCGGGGTCAATAATTCCGATAATTCGATCTTGGTGTCTAAAGAATTGGCGTTGTTCCATGCTTGAGTCAAAGTCAATCCCGATGGTTTGTCGGCGTACTTAGCTTCGATGGATGCAGCAATAGAGTTATCTTTAGCAGTCTTACCCTTGACGGTGAAACCAACTCCATTTGGTGCAGTAGATTTGACATCAACTGCGGCTGTGGACAAATGGAAGAAATCCTTGTTTAATAAATCGTTACTagatttttgaatatcGGAGAATGCTGGTGGTGCCATTTTCTACTGTTAgttaattgttcaattgtttGTTATCACTAAATCTTAGCTTTAAAATTACaatttagaagaagaagaaaa
The nucleotide sequence above comes from Debaryomyces hansenii CBS767 chromosome A complete sequence. Encoded proteins:
- a CDS encoding DEHA2D16390p (similar to uniprot|Q00618 Saccharomyces cerevisiae YJL031C BET4 Alpha subunit of Type II geranylgeranyltransferase required for vesicular transport between the endoplasmic reticulum and the Golgi), yielding MQHGIKREKITEVAKKAKAERDKTKIENYRNLTIDILQEKDNKIYTKDTLNKTTTVLLLNPEFYTVWNYRREILLDLFSKNILKKKEALEDDLKIVMSQLKRLPKCYWVWNHRIWCLNQLQTTNEANWDVELAIVSKLLEMDSRNFHGWQYRRFLVENIQKKSAREYNTQPNLEQLAQLKINIKEFEYTTSKINKNISNFSAWHNRTKLIPKIYSGLKELDNKEEFSDVSHLFQSPYSIMVHDLELIKTGMYMDPEDTSVWLYLYWLITDKFFVDDLRNSTNEKASYKDILHEQLKLIEELNELEKDDNVQGLDNCWCLKSIISIKGLIKREEAGGSISRGTLLDEDTRILINKLIEIDPLRKGRYLDQLKGVSSIISVA
- a CDS encoding DEHA2D16412p (similar to uniprot|P40958 Saccharomyces cerevisiae YJL030W MAD2 Component of the spindle-assembly checkpoint complex which delays the onset of anaphase in cells with defects in mitotic spindle assembly), producing the protein MTSSSSQLAKLALKGSSKIVADYFEFAINSILFQRGIYPPEDFHTIKKYGLPLLVSADDDVKAYIEKIMSQVKRWIYGRKIGKLVVVIISKSTAEVVERWEFNIEILQDNENNNEDDKQEVEKPREESHREIQMIIRQITSSVSYLPLLDVDEYTFNVLVHTDPNYDTAHIPHEWCDTDGNAKLIEGNSIEQVKFKSFSTNIHEIGTTVSYKLDET
- a CDS encoding DEHA2D16368p (similar to uniprot|P47077 Saccharomyces cerevisiae YJL010C Protein required for cell viability strat by similarity) translates to MVQPKVRGRRAEKKSKEVNTQPEDYSPNDRSELEENDDKVESNPALKTTFFGLVDSNEIDYFKQAESTLNVNAFDNDEEREGFIRSVLEEARGKELKLVTNQICSKLMERLVLFATDRQLKNIFRQFSGHFVALAHHKYSSHVLETLLVRAAALIEKELVNDFKQDEGEVDDEISQDNDREDEAVVSMETLFVKMLDEFNPHLKTMVDHQYSSHVLRLLILIIAGKELPSTTTSNSTLRSKKSKIARKMIEIKDNDDFNRSFQTPPSFKDQLRKLCNSLGSKGDMKHMRELAINKVASPVLQLLIQVEGIVDKERTFWHLIFLSENSDKNPQEEAFVEYLLSDSVGSHFLESVIRNGGARMKYIERLYKLYMKDRVLKLSKRSTTGVFIIQALLFKLKPAEVLFILDQIIPELASLISIDENQNLELGKNIIDASISRDNYRREELIEQLFVKFAPNYDRHNPSADTSSEFLENTLHLTGSTLGNTRDDWPTAQERRRSLFLEKLMEYDHSFVVCTWLNFLALPIARFIQMCYHGVFSHVVENSLVVIPASEGEPKSVLIIRKRFLNLFQNEIVNLACNSYGSHIVDRLWNFTVLLNMYKDRIGSELASESHKVKESTYGRLVWKNWSMELFVRKKFDWKSLVKNQEEEYFGVGSHEGQNSTERVKKPIELKFEQMMKEKQMKEERAQKAEEGFNKRKNNEFEYGYDNDNKKAKIRGRNR
- a CDS encoding DEHA2D16456p (similar to uniprot|P04840 Saccharomyces cerevisiae YNL055C POR1 Mitochondrial porin (voltage-dependent anion channel) outer membrane protein required for the maintenance of mitochondrial osmotic stability and mitochondrial membrane permeability), encoding MAPPAFSDIQKSSNDLLNKDFFHLSTAAVDVKSTAPNGVGFTVKGKTAKDNSIAASIEAKYADKPSGLTLTQAWNNANSLDTKIELSELLTPGLKGELVTSVIPNGPRNAKLNFFYQQNAVNARLFFDLLKGPIALADLSVGHDGFTAGAELGYDIASAKVNRYSLGVGYAKPLYTVAATATNNLSIFSAAYYHKVSPLVEAGAKATWDSVKSSNVNVEFATKYKLDSTAFVKAKIADSGLTALAYSQELRPGVRLGLGASFDALKLAEPVHKLGFSLSFSA
- a CDS encoding DEHA2D16434p (weakly similar to uniprot|P46962 Saccharomyces cerevisiae YJL006C CTK2 Beta subunit of C-terminal domain kinase I (CTDK-I) which phosphorylates the C-terminal repeated domain of the RNA polymerase II large subunit (Rpo21p) to affect both transcription and pre-mRNA 3' end processing); this translates as MSDLKRPSTHTPTPGANSTKTFPTIVQVSRPYFTSSELKYLHAFTIPEHKKLTYNQRKHQIYQYVFQIIKVLKFPLRVLGTTMNYYQRYYLFNKFEELNDGSHQDLEKDPYTVTLACLFLASKNEDCIKKLKDIQSVGNKLRDIDEENKIQMNSSFVDVQRRTIMNIEFKLLQVIKFDFKNGSNVQSIDQLVVKFCKKLDIDYKTTMHSWLISFDIMSTPLCLMIPPHCIALAIIIITLNLKPKELHTKYNKSETDLAPDNLNEILERIDCYKDFKCPETLVNEGILYILDYYVHQMNFSILNNFMPTVDLDTGKEQIFKFMELKSRFNDLKVLSEKSCLGPGTLRQDDYLNIWDYNVGAKGSARFILGNKRRRFNLELDALESDKNDDSNTNDNTDRSMNVDSPSI